One window of Mixophyes fleayi isolate aMixFle1 chromosome 3, aMixFle1.hap1, whole genome shotgun sequence genomic DNA carries:
- the LOC142142559 gene encoding olfactory receptor 13C9-like, translating to MDIENKTMFKEFILIGFSQDLQTRILLFVMFLLMYTLTIIGNSLLICVIIISPQLHTPMYYFLCNLSFLDLLYSSSSLPKMLLDVFSKRKRISIIGCVVQMKSGLFLGTTECVLLAVMAYDRYIAIRFPLHYTINMNWQTCKIITVIMWPGSFILSAIPTAKPLVFCRKNILDHFVCEVLALLELACGDITYHKTAIFVVSLFTLMAPIVFIVVSYICIIISILKIHSAGGRSKAFSTCASHLTVVLMFYGTSMTMYMGQTKSFSSSLKYISLIYGAVTPVLNPLIYSLRNNEVKEAVQKTLTKSSAAWTV from the coding sequence ATGGATATTGAAAACAAAACCATGTTTAAAGAATTCATCCTTATTGGATTTTCTCAGGATTTACAGACAAGAATATTGCTGTTTGTTATGTTCTTATTAATGTATACATTAACTATTATAGGGAATAGTCTTCTGATCTGTGTTATCATCATCAGTCCTCAGCTACACACGCCTATGTACTACTTTCTGTGCAATTTATCCTTCCTCGATTTGCTCTACTCATCCAGTTCTCTTCCAAAAATGTTGTTAGATGTATTTTCTAAGAGAAAGAGAATTTCTATCATTGGGTGTGTGGTACAAATGAAGTCTGGTCTGTTTCTAGGAACTACTGAGTGTGTACTACTGGCAGTGATGGCGTATGATCGTTATATTGCAATACGCTTCCCTTTACATTATACTATAAATATGAATTGGCAGACGTGTAAAATCATTACAGTCATTATGTGGCCAGGAAGTTTTATTTTATCAGCTATTCCCACTGCAAAGCCTCTTGTGTTctgtagaaaaaatatattggaCCACTTTGTCTGTGAGGTGTTGGCTCTTCTAGAGCTGGCGTGTGGTGACATCACCTATCATAAAACAGCTATATTTGTCGTCAGTTTATTTACACTAATGGCTCCGATTGTTTTCATTGTGGTGTCCTATATTTGTATCATTATATCAATATTGAAAATCCACTCAGCAGGTGGACGATCAAAAGCTTTTTCAACATGTGCTTCCCACCTGactgtggttttaatgttttatggGACAAGTATGACCATGTATATGGGACAAACCAAAAGTTTTTCATCCAGCCTGAAGTATATTTCTCTTATTTATGGTGCTGTGACGCCTGTGTTAAATCCTTTGATTTACAGCTTGAGAAATAATGAAGTTAAAGAAGCAGTTCAGAAAACATTGACCAAGTCTTCTGCAGCATGGACAGTATAA